A genomic stretch from Rubrobacter aplysinae includes:
- a CDS encoding molybdopterin-dependent oxidoreductase yields the protein MGNRFMTALAGIAGGAVAFGAAELVHGVYPLVPSLPVAVSQRVIELTPGSLATEAIGTLGKAATPVLVVTVILVALALSGALAVLSRRSAPLALVGVGLVGVVAMLAALSEPSISVPVTLVTIAGALIAGSTIAGTLLDRAEPDAGQESVAQDSGMEGVRRRDSGPDRETSVGRRGFLALSGGTAALGLAAVGAGRLLSSGSGGSAGSASSAGSASLSGASGGSTTGGAASLDRLPPPPDSASIEVPGMPKLITPADDFYLIDTAISSPRIDRDRWTLNVGGDEVANPIELSYADLTSSFQQIEADITMSCVSNEVGGGLVSHGRWTGVRLSDVLEEAGIRPGEIGKASEQLIGRSVDGWEAGFKTNVAFDGREALVAFGLNEEELPAKHGYPVRLVVPGLYGYVSATKWLSEIELKPWDYDVYWIKRGWSKKGPVKTQSRIDTVSKDDELEAGTIPIGGVAWAPTRGIRRVEVSTDGGESWSDARLATQLDVDAWRQYVYEWDAKPGEHTIKVRATDGEGETQTEDEAAPIPSGATGYDTVKVTVV from the coding sequence TTGGGTAACAGGTTTATGACGGCACTCGCGGGCATCGCGGGTGGGGCCGTGGCTTTCGGCGCGGCGGAGCTGGTACACGGGGTGTATCCGCTGGTCCCCTCCCTGCCCGTGGCGGTGTCGCAGAGGGTTATAGAGCTTACGCCGGGCAGCCTCGCCACCGAGGCTATCGGGACTTTGGGTAAGGCGGCCACCCCGGTCCTGGTGGTAACCGTGATACTGGTCGCGCTGGCGCTGTCCGGCGCGCTGGCCGTACTCTCCCGCCGCTCGGCGCCGCTCGCCCTGGTGGGGGTCGGTCTGGTGGGGGTCGTCGCCATGCTGGCGGCGCTATCGGAGCCCTCCATCTCGGTTCCGGTAACGCTCGTAACCATAGCCGGGGCCCTGATCGCGGGCTCCACCATCGCCGGAACGCTCCTGGATCGCGCCGAGCCGGACGCCGGGCAAGAGTCGGTGGCCCAAGACAGCGGTATGGAAGGCGTGAGACGCCGGGACTCCGGCCCCGACCGGGAGACCTCCGTCGGACGCCGGGGGTTCCTCGCCCTCTCCGGAGGGACCGCGGCCCTTGGTCTAGCCGCGGTCGGCGCGGGCCGTCTGCTATCCAGCGGTTCCGGGGGCTCGGCCGGCTCCGCTAGCTCCGCTGGCTCCGCGAGCCTCTCCGGGGCCTCGGGCGGCTCTACCACGGGCGGAGCGGCCTCTCTGGACCGGCTGCCCCCGCCGCCCGACAGCGCCTCCATAGAGGTGCCCGGGATGCCGAAGCTCATCACCCCGGCGGACGACTTCTATCTCATAGATACCGCGATCTCCTCGCCCCGCATAGACCGTGACCGCTGGACCCTGAACGTCGGCGGCGACGAGGTCGCCAACCCCATAGAGCTCTCCTACGCCGACCTGACCTCTTCCTTCCAGCAGATTGAAGCCGACATAACCATGTCCTGCGTCTCCAACGAGGTCGGCGGCGGGCTGGTATCCCACGGCCGCTGGACCGGGGTCCGGCTCTCGGACGTTCTCGAGGAGGCCGGTATCCGGCCGGGTGAGATCGGCAAGGCCTCGGAGCAGCTTATAGGCCGCAGCGTGGACGGCTGGGAGGCCGGGTTCAAGACAAACGTCGCCTTCGACGGCCGCGAGGCGCTCGTCGCCTTCGGACTAAATGAAGAAGAGCTACCCGCAAAGCACGGCTACCCGGTCAGGCTCGTCGTGCCGGGTCTGTACGGCTACGTCTCGGCCACCAAGTGGCTCTCCGAGATAGAGCTAAAGCCCTGGGACTACGACGTGTACTGGATCAAACGCGGCTGGTCCAAGAAGGGCCCGGTAAAGACCCAGTCCCGCATAGACACGGTATCCAAGGACGACGAGCTGGAGGCCGGAACGATCCCGATAGGCGGCGTAGCCTGGGCCCCGACCCGGGGCATCCGGCGCGTCGAGGTCTCCACCGACGGCGGCGAGAGCTGGTCCGACGCCCGGCTCGCCACCCAGCTAGACGTGGACGCCTGGCGGCAGTACGTGTACGAGTGGGACGCGAAGCCGGGAGAGCACACCATAAAGGTCCGCGCCACCGACGGCGAGGGCGAGACCCAGACCGAAGACGAGGCGGCCCCGATACCCTCCGGCGCGACCGGCTACGATACGGTCAAGGTGACCGTGGTGTAG
- the nfi gene encoding deoxyribonuclease V (cleaves DNA at apurinic or apyrimidinic sites): protein MRGVDVDRMHELDVSPAEARRLQDELAPKVDQGPALDLDRVRYVAGADVSTQGEMGYAAVVVLSFPDLSVVEVQGAEGELSFPYVSGLLAFREIPPVVQALRKVRTPVDAVIFDSQGIAHPRRMGLASHLGLFLDVPSVGCAKTRLCGVHDEPAVEKGSGEDLVHRGEVVGRVLRTRTNVSPVYVSVGDRIDLQSAAALTLACCPRYRLPEPTRQAHLASNRLRKGEAL, encoded by the coding sequence ATGCGGGGCGTGGATGTAGACCGGATGCACGAGCTGGACGTTTCGCCCGCGGAAGCGCGGCGCCTGCAGGATGAGCTCGCCCCGAAAGTGGATCAGGGGCCGGCGCTGGATCTCGACCGGGTACGCTACGTGGCCGGGGCCGACGTCTCCACGCAGGGTGAGATGGGGTACGCCGCCGTAGTCGTGTTGAGCTTCCCCGACCTCTCCGTGGTCGAGGTGCAGGGGGCGGAGGGCGAGCTGTCGTTTCCTTACGTGTCGGGGCTGCTGGCCTTCCGGGAGATCCCCCCGGTCGTGCAAGCCCTGCGCAAGGTGCGGACGCCGGTGGACGCCGTGATCTTCGACTCCCAGGGGATAGCACACCCGCGGCGGATGGGCCTCGCCTCCCACCTGGGGCTCTTTCTGGACGTGCCGAGCGTAGGCTGCGCCAAGACCCGGCTGTGCGGCGTACACGACGAGCCCGCGGTGGAGAAGGGTAGCGGGGAGGACCTCGTACACCGCGGCGAGGTGGTCGGGCGTGTCCTGCGCACCCGCACCAACGTGTCCCCCGTCTACGTCTCCGTCGGGGACCGTATAGACCTCCAGAGCGCCGCCGCGCTCACCCTGGCATGTTGCCCGCGTTACCGGCTGCCGGAGCCCACGAGACAGGCCCACCTGGCCTCGAACCGGCTGCGTAAAGGAGAGGCTCTCTAG